A stretch of the Streptomyces venezuelae genome encodes the following:
- a CDS encoding DUF6545 domain-containing protein, giving the protein MIHEGADYYVPAAVLGAALLAKLPALVRGWRSATVRTVNALLLLPCAGFILSSPPTVTAVNRLTGISNLSALLVHCIMTAYACASLVLLDYWRAESADCPRTRRRVRVWKTGCCVVIAALVGLFALGDVPVERPRDFDTYYAATPFISEMLVLYLLGYIAAGVATTVVCWSWLLDVGRRTARQETKTSVDRPLQIGLLVLVVAALANIVFGLFKLTAIAARWAGRDWDVLNNSLSPFMSASGMMIGVGLLVPAYGPALIDRVWHPLLGIRALRPLWRLVTRSGLTPGSRMFLPPPWYAGPEQALLYRMTTIHDWMLSLCVHCTDEAREAGYRQAKEGGVAEREAVAAGLAAMFTAAAEARARTSPPAAESTEQGALAVAAVRAAEAADRDLLVSISRALAPAPVRALHPRGRALTGGT; this is encoded by the coding sequence GTGATACACGAAGGCGCCGACTACTACGTGCCCGCCGCCGTCCTGGGCGCGGCCCTGCTGGCGAAGCTGCCGGCCCTGGTGCGCGGGTGGCGCAGCGCGACGGTCCGTACGGTGAACGCCCTGCTGCTCCTGCCCTGCGCAGGCTTCATCCTCTCCTCCCCGCCGACCGTCACCGCCGTCAACCGGCTCACCGGCATCAGCAACCTCTCGGCCCTCCTCGTCCACTGCATCATGACCGCCTATGCGTGTGCGTCCCTGGTGCTGCTGGACTACTGGCGGGCGGAGTCGGCGGACTGTCCCCGTACGCGCCGACGCGTACGGGTGTGGAAGACCGGCTGCTGCGTGGTGATCGCCGCCCTGGTGGGGCTGTTCGCGCTGGGCGATGTCCCGGTGGAGCGTCCGCGGGACTTCGACACGTACTACGCCGCCACCCCGTTCATCAGCGAAATGCTGGTGCTCTATCTGCTCGGGTACATCGCGGCCGGGGTGGCCACCACCGTCGTCTGCTGGAGCTGGCTTCTCGACGTCGGAAGGCGGACGGCGCGGCAGGAGACCAAGACCTCGGTCGACCGGCCCCTGCAGATCGGGCTGCTCGTGCTGGTGGTCGCCGCCCTGGCCAACATCGTCTTCGGCTTGTTCAAGCTGACCGCCATCGCCGCCCGTTGGGCCGGCCGGGACTGGGACGTGCTCAACAACAGCCTGTCGCCCTTCATGTCGGCCAGCGGGATGATGATCGGGGTCGGGCTCCTCGTACCGGCGTACGGGCCCGCGCTGATCGACCGGGTGTGGCACCCCCTGCTCGGCATCAGGGCCCTGCGGCCCCTGTGGCGTCTGGTCACCCGGTCCGGGCTGACCCCCGGCAGCAGGATGTTCCTCCCCCCGCCGTGGTACGCCGGACCCGAGCAGGCCCTCCTCTACCGGATGACCACCATCCACGACTGGATGCTCTCGCTGTGCGTCCACTGCACCGACGAGGCGCGTGAGGCGGGCTACCGGCAGGCGAAGGAGGGCGGGGTCGCGGAGCGCGAGGCGGTGGCCGCCGGCCTCGCCGCCATGTTCACGGCGGCGGCGGAGGCGCGGGCCCGTACCTCGCCACCGGCGGCGGAGTCGACGGAGCAGGGCGCCCTCGCGGTGGCCGCGGTGCGTGCCGCGGAGGCGGCGGACCGCGATCTCCTGGTGTCGATCTCCCGGGCGCTCGCGCCGGCGCCGGTGAGGGCACTCCACCCCCGTGGGCGTGCCCTCACCGGCGGGACCTGA
- a CDS encoding toxin-antitoxin system, toxin component, protein MKRHRDELFDGVMRPLAPAPRELLYAVCAFVSASSGREVRLMLEPFPPGTVSGLWIDLGDHEVIAVEQNTLPVHQMVILGHELWHRREAEDRSGGAAQVAARTDYDLAEERRAERFGRLLGAKFRPFLLGTRSSTPPGERDGRIWESLGGR, encoded by the coding sequence ATGAAGCGCCACCGGGACGAGTTGTTCGACGGGGTGATGCGCCCGCTCGCACCGGCACCGCGTGAACTGCTGTACGCGGTCTGCGCCTTCGTGTCGGCGAGCAGCGGGCGCGAGGTCCGTCTGATGCTGGAGCCGTTCCCGCCGGGCACGGTCAGCGGGCTCTGGATCGACCTGGGTGACCACGAAGTGATCGCGGTGGAGCAGAACACCCTGCCGGTCCATCAGATGGTGATCCTGGGCCACGAGTTGTGGCACCGCAGGGAGGCCGAGGACCGCTCCGGCGGGGCCGCCCAGGTTGCGGCGCGCACCGACTACGACCTCGCCGAGGAACGGCGGGCGGAGCGGTTCGGCCGGCTGCTGGGGGCCAAGTTCCGGCCCTTCCTGCTCGGCACCCGCAGCAGCACGCCCCCCGGCGAGCGGGACGGGCGCATCTGGGAGTCCCTGGGGGGCCGGTGA